The nucleotide window GCTGACTGGGAAGTTGTGTCCCTCACGGCATCCGCGTATGCTTCAGAGCCTGGTCCGCAGGAATTTGACCCTACCTCTGAGAGCAAAGAGAAGGAGAACATGACTGAACGTGAGTCTTCTGCAGCATTATTCATGTCCGGTCATTTTGTGTTTCCACCCAGTGAGCATGAGAATCTCCCGATAGAACCTGACACAAGCAAAATCCATGGTGAGCCAACAATGATTGGTGGTGATAATGGAATTGATGATTCTGATAGAGAAAAGTTGCAGACTGAATCTGATGATCTCCAGTATGATATCGAGTTTTCTGAAGGTAATAGAATTTCCTTCCGTGATATGGGATTTGAAGAGGGAAAGGGATCCCATAGGCTAAACTTGGTTGGAGTTGAGCAGGATATATTTGCTGATCCTCGTTCTGTTGATATTCACTCTGAAGCACATAAAAGCAGCACCAAATCTGAGGCTGAAGAACCTTCTGATGTGAACATGGAATCTCCTCATGATCATGCAAAACCAGGTGGAGATGAGATTGATGGATCCAACCTTCCTTGCCAAGCATGGTGGAAGAGGCATGCAGTATCTTTGTATAAACAGGCAAAGGAGGCCGGTACTTTTTGGTCTGTTGTTGTAGCTGCTGCCGTCATGGGAATTATAATTGTGAGGCAAAGATGGCATCAAGACAAATGGAGATTTAGCATCAACGATGAGGTATGCTTGCTTCCGTTATGAAAAGAAAATTGCTATTATACTGAGCAagcaaatgttgaaaattttctgTAGCTTTGCAGTACTGATGTACCAGTTCTCTCTCAATT belongs to Musa acuminata AAA Group cultivar baxijiao unplaced genomic scaffold, Cavendish_Baxijiao_AAA HiC_scaffold_975, whole genome shotgun sequence and includes:
- the LOC135585982 gene encoding ATG8-interacting protein 1-like, whose protein sequence is MTERESSAALFMSGHFVFPPSEHENLPIEPDTSKIHGEPTMIGGDNGIDDSDREKLQTESDDLQYDIEFSEAHKSSTKSEAEEPSDVNMESPHDHAKPGGDEIDGSNLPCQAWWKRHAVSLYKQAKEAGTFWSVVVAAAVMGIIIVRQRWHQDKWRFSINDERMSRMMRPIGRFKDVMVGGHQPNRLIH